The Chroicocephalus ridibundus chromosome 2, bChrRid1.1, whole genome shotgun sequence genome includes a region encoding these proteins:
- the LRRC14B gene encoding leucine-rich repeat-containing protein 14B produces the protein MKSLRFISAEAFVSNAEFARKSLGSVAHNLFPLLFKASYLLEQGEVIHDLVENWPFVDFNMGKLLGTTVDYQEDLSHRTCSVCLESCLTGLRDYVLNHPSPYVKRLKVVDLTGIKDVEVQFCECKKTMGRWARTQLLSKLCVELLVYLQQRPCNPGIFEISIDVLIDLFVTERNYELVVQALLKKCYCPLKICCVALRSDSLALQKFFYITKLIDPSLLRKLEIVHNVRLEMEHLEMLFNSIHFPLLMSLTLPARTFNVRRFTATDERMLTNIGEKMGKMTQLTELSMSFSILTGRIQKLLSPLKTPLKMLDVSNCSLNHADMAYLANSFHANHLEALDLSGHNIPDLYPSTFFKLLSHSSSVLRSLTLEDCNIQDTHVNMLILSLSPCQKLQEFRFLGNPLSSQALKHLFTFLCELPMLKNVEFPVPRDCYPIGITYPIDDACLCRFDHQKYESVAEELNLILLQANREDVKASTPLFGSYDAAVQETNNELGAYLMKSFKETLEKFTTSLNKMS, from the exons ATGAAGTCTCTCCGATTCATTAGTGCCGAAGCATTCGTGTCAAATGCAGAGTTTGCCAGGAAGAGTCTCGGCAGTGTTGCCCAtaatctttttcctcttctttttaaagcCAGCTATTTACTGGAGCAAGGGGAAGTGATTCATGACTTGGTAGAGAACTGGCCATTTGTTGACTTTAACATGGGAAAACTTTTGGGAACTACTGTGGACTACCAGGAAGACCTGAGCCATAGAACATGTTCAGTGTGCTTGGAAAGCTGTCTGACAGGGCTGAGAGACTATGTGCTGAATCATCCTTCTCCCTACGTGAAAAGGTTGAAAGTGGTTGACCTGACGGGTATAAAAGATGTTGAAGTTCAGTTTTGTGAGTGTAAGAAGACAATGGGCAGATGGGCcaggacacagctgctctctAAGCTTTGTGTAGAACTGCTGGTTTACCTCCAACAAAGACCCTGCAATCCAGGTATCTTTGAAATCAGTATTGATGTGCTAATTGATCTGTTTGTTACTGAGCGTAACTATGAGCTGGTAGTGCAGGCCCTGTTGAAGAAATGCTATTGTCCACTGAAGATCTGCTGTGTGGCATTAAGATCTGACAGCCTGGCTTTGCAGAAATTCTTCTATATCACAAAGCTCATTGATCCCTCTCTGTTGCGCAAACTGGAAATAGTTCACAATGTTCGTTTAGAAATGGAACACTTGGAAATGCTCTTCAACAGTATCCACTTCCCTCTATTGATGTCCTTGACCTTGCCAGCACGAACATTTAATGTGCGGAGGTTTACAGCTACAGATGAACGGATGCTTACTAACATTGGAGAAAAGATGGGCAAAATGACGCAGCTGACCGAGCTGAGTATGTCATTTTCTATACTCACAGGAAGAATACAGAAACTGCTCAG CCCACTAAAGACTCCACTGAAGATGCTGGATGTTTCTAACTGCTCATTGAACCATGCTGATATGGCCTATTTAGCCAATAGCTTCCATGCTAATCACTTAGAAGCCCTGGACCTGAGTGGTCACAATATACCTGACCTTTACCCATCAACATTCTTTAAGCTTCTCAGCCATTCCTCTTCAGTGCTCAGGAGTCTTACCTTGGAGGACTGTAACATCCAAGACACTCATGTCAACATGTTGATTTTAAGTTTAAGCCCTTGTCAGAAACTACAGGAGTTTAGGTTTCTTGGAAACCCGCTGTCATCCCAAGCACTTAAACACCTTTTCACATTTCTCTGTGAGTTGCCAATGCTGAAAAACGTGGAGTTCCCAGTTCCAAGGGACTGCTACCCCATTGGCATCACCTACCCAATTGATGATGCCTGTCTCTGCAGATTTGATCACCAAAAATATGAAAGTGTAGCAGAGGAACTTAACCTTATTTTACTCCAAGCAAATAGGGAGGATGTGAAGGCTTCAACTCCACTCTTTGGCAGTTACGATGCAGCTGTTCAGGAGACGAACAATGAACTGGGAGCTTACTTGATGAAGTCCTTCAAAGAAACTTTAGAAAAGTTCACTACTTCTCTTAACAAAATGAGTTAA